The DNA sequence TGGGGCTGCATGCGCGCGCATCGGCCAAGCTCACGCAACTGGCCGGCAACTTCCAGTCGGAAGTCTGGATGACGCGCAATGGGCGCAAGATCAATGCGAAGAGCATCATGGGTGTGATGATGCTGGCGGCCGGCATCGGCAGCACGGTCACGATCGAGACCGAAGGTCCGGACGAGCGCGAAGCGATGGACGCGCTGCTGAAGCTGATCGCCGACAAGTTCGGCGAGGGTCAGTGAGCGTCGCGGGATCGTTGCCGTTTCCGAGCAGAATGCCGCGTTTCCCGCGGCATTTTTTTCGCGCGCGGCATTGATGCGGAAGGTGCAATGCTGCACTGCTCGCAGCCAGCGGGCAGGCGCGGAATTTATAATCGCTGACCGGGGTCATAAGCGCATCGCAGCAGTGTGCCGCGGCTTTTCATGTACAGAGGAGGTGCGCGTGTCCTTCACGCTGCATGGCATTCCCGTCTCACGTGGTATCGCGATCGGGCGAGCGTATCTGATCGCGCCGGCGGCGCTCGACGTCGCCCATTACCTGATCGACACGAGCCAGATCGATGCCGAGGTCGAGCGTTTTCGCGCGGCGCGCGAGGGTGTGCATCGCGAGCTCGAGGCGCTGCGTGCCGACCTGACCGACGACACGCCGACCGAAGTCGGCGCATTCATCGACGTCCACGCGATGATCCTCAGCGATGCGATGCTCGTGCAGGAGACCATCGACCTGGTCCGCACGCGACGCTACAACGTCGAATGGGCGCTGACCGAG is a window from the Burkholderia vietnamiensis LMG 10929 genome containing:
- a CDS encoding HPr family phosphocarrier protein: MLQQETTIVNKLGLHARASAKLTQLAGNFQSEVWMTRNGRKINAKSIMGVMMLAAGIGSTVTIETEGPDEREAMDALLKLIADKFGEGQ